From the Theobroma cacao cultivar B97-61/B2 chromosome 2, Criollo_cocoa_genome_V2, whole genome shotgun sequence genome, one window contains:
- the LOC18609908 gene encoding importin-4 isoform X2, giving the protein MAQSLELLLIQFLMPDNDARRQAEEQIKRLAKDPQVVPALVHHLRTAKTPNVRQLAAVLLRKKITGHWAKLPHQVKQLVKQSLIESITMEHSAPVRRASANVVSIIAKYAVPAGEWPDLLSFLFQCSQSPQEDHREVALILFSSLTETIGSTFRPHFAELQALLLKCLQDETSNRVRVAALKAVGSFLEFTNDGAEVVKFREFIPSILNVSRQCLAAGEEDVAIIAFEIFDELIESPAPLLGDSVKSIVQFSLEVSSSQNLESNTRHQAIQIISWLAKYKANSLKKQKLVTPILQVMCPLLAESSNVDEDDDLAPDRAAAEVIDTMALNLSKHVFPLVFEFASLSSQNANPKFREAAVTALGVVSEGCAELMKDKLEPVLQIVLGAMRDPEQMVRGAASFALGQFAEHLQPEIISHYASVLPCILNALEDVSDEVKEKSYYALAAFCEDMGVEILPFLDPLMGKLLAALQNSSRNLQETCMSAIGSVAAAAEQAFFPYAERVLELMKVFMVLTNDEDLRARARATELVGIVAMSVGRTRIDPILPAFVEAAISGFGLEFSELREYTHGFFSNVAEIMDDGFVKYLPHVVPLGFSSCNLDDGSAVDIDESDDENINGFGEVSSDDEAHDEPRVRNISIRTGVLDEKAAATQALGLFAQHTKHSYAPYLEESLKILVRHSGYFHEDVRLQAIIALKHILTAAHAIFQCQNDGSMKAKEVLDTVMNIYIKTMTEDDDKEVVAHACMSIADIIKDYGYMALEPYMSQLVDATLTLLREESACQQLENGSDIDDDDDAEHDEILMDAVSDLLPAFAKSMGSLFAPIFAKLFEPLMKFARASCPPQDRTMVVACLAEVAQDMGAPIASYIDRLMPLVLKELASSSATNRRNAAFCAGELAKNGGESTLNFFHSSIIDITLIYCEGFTHYLGILSQMMLSGIMQLVLLQG; this is encoded by the exons ATGGCACAATCCCTAGAGTTGTTGTTGATCCAATTCTTAATGCCAGATAACGATGCAAGGAGGCAAGCGGAGGAGCAAATTAAGAGATTGGCAAAGGATCCGCAAGTGGTCCCGGCTCTGGTTCATCACCTCCGCACCGCCAAGACGCCCAACGTCCGCCAGCTCGCCGCTGTCCTCCTCCGTAAGAAGATCACTGGACACTGGGCTAAGCTTCCTCATCAGGTTAAGCAACTTGTCAAGCAGTCCCTCATCGAAAGTATCACAATGGAACACAG TGCACCAGTGAGGCGAGCCAGCGCCAATGTAGTGAGTATAATTGCGAAATACGCGGTTCCAGCTGGAGAGTGGCCTGATCTTCTTTCGTTTCTGTTTCAATGTAGTCAGAGTCCGCAGGAGGATCATCGAGAA GTGGCATTGATCCTTTTCAGCTCTTTGACTGAAACAATAGGGAGCACTTTTAGACCACATTTTGCAGAGTTGCAAGCACTTTTACTCAAATGCTTACAGGATGAGACAAGCAATCGTGTCAGAGTTGCTGCTCTTAA gGCAGTGGGGTCGTTTCTTGAATTCACAAATGACGGGGCTGAAGTG GTTAAGTTTCGGGAGTTCATTCCTAGCATTTTAAATGTATCAAGACAATGCCTTGCTGCTGGTGAGGAGGATGTTGCTATTattgcatttgaaatttttgatgaacTTATCGAGTCTCCTGCACCACTTCTTGGGGATTCTGTTAAATCCATTGTACAGTTCTCCCTTGAAGTTAGCTCGAGCCAGAATTTGGAATCAAACACTCGCCACCAG GCTATTCAAATAATTTCGTGGCTGGCTAAGTACAAAGCCAATTCCCTAAAAAAGCAGAAGCTTGTCACACCTATTCTGCAAGTAATGTGCCCTTTGCTAGCAGAATCATCCAATgttgatgaagatgatgatcTTGCTCCTGATCGGGCTGCTGCAGAAGTTATTGACACAATGGCCTTGAATCTCTCAAAGCATGTCTTTCCCCTTGTTTTTGAGTTTGCTTCTCTAAGCAGTCAGAATGCAAATCCTAAGTTTAGGGAGGCTGCTGTCACAGCTTTAGGTGTTGTTTCAGAGGGTTGTGCGGAGTTGATGAAGGATAAGTTGGAACCTGTTCTTCAGATCGTCTTAGGGGCAATGAGGGACCCAGAGCAAATGGTTAGAGGGGCTGCCTCGTTCGCATTGGGCCAATTTGCAGAACATTTGCAGCCTGAAATTATATCTCATTATGCAAGTGTTCTTCCCTGCATTCTCAATGCTCTGGAGGATGTGTCTGATGAAGTGAAG GAAAAGTCATATTATGCTTTGGCAGCTTTTTGTGAAGATATGGGTGTGGAAATCCTACCTTTTCTTGACCCCTTAATGGGAAAGCTACTGGCTGCCCTCCAAAATAGTTCCCGTAATTTGCAAGAAACGTGCATG TCTGCAATTGGTTCTGTTGCAGCTGCTGCGGAGCAAGCTTTCTTCCCATATGCTGAAAGGGTTCTGGAGTTGATGAAAGTATTTATGGTGCTCACCAATGATGAGGATTTGCGTGCTCGGGCTAGAGCTACGGAGCTTGTTGGAATTGTTGCAATGTCTGTTGGAAGAACAAGGATAGATCCAATTTTACCTGCTTTCGTAGAAGCTGCAATTTCT GGTTTTGGATTAGAATTCAGTGAGCTTCGGGAGTACACTCATGGATTCTTCAGCAATGTTGCAGAAATTATGGATGACGGCTTTGTGAAG TATCTTCCTCATGTTGTACCCCTGGGATTTTCATCCTGCAACCTTGATGATGGGTCTGCGGTGGACATTGATGAGTCTGATGATGAGAATATTAATGGTTTTGGTGAAGTTTCATCGGATGATGAAGCTCATGATGAACCAAGAGTTAGAAATATCAGTATAAGAACAGGTGTATTGGACGAAAAGGCAGCTGCAACTCAAGCTCTTGGTTTATTTGCCCAGCATACTAAACATTCTTATGCTCC CTATTTGGAGGAATCACTGAAGATTTTGGTGAGACATTCAGGGTATTTCCATGAAGATGTTCGGCTTCAGGCAATCATTGCTTTGAAAC ATATTTTGACAGCGGCACATGCAATCTTTCAGTGTCAAAAT GATGGGTCAATGAAGGCAAAAGAAGTTCTTG ATACGGTGATGAATATCTATATCAAGACTATGACTGAAGATGATGACAAGGAAGTTGTTGCCCATGCTTGTATGAGCATAGCTGATATAATTAAGGATTATGGGTATATGGCTCTAGAGCCTT ATATGTCACAGCTTGTGGATGCAACATTGACATTGCTTCGAGAGGAATCAGCTTGTCAGCAATTGGAGAATGGGAgtgatattgatgatgatgatgatgctgAACATGATGAAATTCTTATGGATGCAGTTTCCGACCTTTTACCTGCATTTGCTAAGTCAATGGGTTCTCTCTTTGCTCCTATATTTGCAAAACTATTTGAACCTCTGATGAAATTTGCG AGAGCTTCATGCCCTCCACAAGATCGAACTATGGTGGTTGCTTGTCTTGCTGAAGTTGCGCAAGATATGGGTGCTCCAATTGCAAGCTATATTgat aGACTGATGCCCTTGGTGCTTAAAGAGCTAGCATCGTCATCAGCAACAAATAGAAGGAATGCTGCATTTTGTGCCGGAGAGCTGGCCAAAAATGGGGGAGAGTCAACTTTGAA CTTTTTCCACTCATCAATAATAGATATTACACTGATATACTGCGAGGGCTTTACCCATTATTTGGGGATTCTGAGCCAGATGATGCTGTCAGGGATAATGCAGCTGGTGCTGTTGCAAGGATGA
- the LOC18609908 gene encoding importin-4 isoform X1 has translation MAQSLELLLIQFLMPDNDARRQAEEQIKRLAKDPQVVPALVHHLRTAKTPNVRQLAAVLLRKKITGHWAKLPHQVKQLVKQSLIESITMEHSAPVRRASANVVSIIAKYAVPAGEWPDLLSFLFQCSQSPQEDHREVALILFSSLTETIGSTFRPHFAELQALLLKCLQDETSNRVRVAALKAVGSFLEFTNDGAEVVKFREFIPSILNVSRQCLAAGEEDVAIIAFEIFDELIESPAPLLGDSVKSIVQFSLEVSSSQNLESNTRHQAIQIISWLAKYKANSLKKQKLVTPILQVMCPLLAESSNVDEDDDLAPDRAAAEVIDTMALNLSKHVFPLVFEFASLSSQNANPKFREAAVTALGVVSEGCAELMKDKLEPVLQIVLGAMRDPEQMVRGAASFALGQFAEHLQPEIISHYASVLPCILNALEDVSDEVKEKSYYALAAFCEDMGVEILPFLDPLMGKLLAALQNSSRNLQETCMSAIGSVAAAAEQAFFPYAERVLELMKVFMVLTNDEDLRARARATELVGIVAMSVGRTRIDPILPAFVEAAISGFGLEFSELREYTHGFFSNVAEIMDDGFVKYLPHVVPLGFSSCNLDDGSAVDIDESDDENINGFGEVSSDDEAHDEPRVRNISIRTGVLDEKAAATQALGLFAQHTKHSYAPYLEESLKILVRHSGYFHEDVRLQAIIALKHILTAAHAIFQCQNDGSMKAKEVLDTVMNIYIKTMTEDDDKEVVAHACMSIADIIKDYGYMALEPYMSQLVDATLTLLREESACQQLENGSDIDDDDDAEHDEILMDAVSDLLPAFAKSMGSLFAPIFAKLFEPLMKFARASCPPQDRTMVVACLAEVAQDMGAPIASYIDRLMPLVLKELASSSATNRRNAAFCAGELAKNGGESTLKYYTDILRGLYPLFGDSEPDDAVRDNAAGAVARMIMVHPQSIPLNQVLPVFLRVLPLKEDHEESMAVYNCVSMLVLSSYPQILSLVPELVNIFAQVLVSPEETSEVKAQVGRAFSHLISLYGQEMQPLLSNLPPAHANALAAFVPSS, from the exons ATGGCACAATCCCTAGAGTTGTTGTTGATCCAATTCTTAATGCCAGATAACGATGCAAGGAGGCAAGCGGAGGAGCAAATTAAGAGATTGGCAAAGGATCCGCAAGTGGTCCCGGCTCTGGTTCATCACCTCCGCACCGCCAAGACGCCCAACGTCCGCCAGCTCGCCGCTGTCCTCCTCCGTAAGAAGATCACTGGACACTGGGCTAAGCTTCCTCATCAGGTTAAGCAACTTGTCAAGCAGTCCCTCATCGAAAGTATCACAATGGAACACAG TGCACCAGTGAGGCGAGCCAGCGCCAATGTAGTGAGTATAATTGCGAAATACGCGGTTCCAGCTGGAGAGTGGCCTGATCTTCTTTCGTTTCTGTTTCAATGTAGTCAGAGTCCGCAGGAGGATCATCGAGAA GTGGCATTGATCCTTTTCAGCTCTTTGACTGAAACAATAGGGAGCACTTTTAGACCACATTTTGCAGAGTTGCAAGCACTTTTACTCAAATGCTTACAGGATGAGACAAGCAATCGTGTCAGAGTTGCTGCTCTTAA gGCAGTGGGGTCGTTTCTTGAATTCACAAATGACGGGGCTGAAGTG GTTAAGTTTCGGGAGTTCATTCCTAGCATTTTAAATGTATCAAGACAATGCCTTGCTGCTGGTGAGGAGGATGTTGCTATTattgcatttgaaatttttgatgaacTTATCGAGTCTCCTGCACCACTTCTTGGGGATTCTGTTAAATCCATTGTACAGTTCTCCCTTGAAGTTAGCTCGAGCCAGAATTTGGAATCAAACACTCGCCACCAG GCTATTCAAATAATTTCGTGGCTGGCTAAGTACAAAGCCAATTCCCTAAAAAAGCAGAAGCTTGTCACACCTATTCTGCAAGTAATGTGCCCTTTGCTAGCAGAATCATCCAATgttgatgaagatgatgatcTTGCTCCTGATCGGGCTGCTGCAGAAGTTATTGACACAATGGCCTTGAATCTCTCAAAGCATGTCTTTCCCCTTGTTTTTGAGTTTGCTTCTCTAAGCAGTCAGAATGCAAATCCTAAGTTTAGGGAGGCTGCTGTCACAGCTTTAGGTGTTGTTTCAGAGGGTTGTGCGGAGTTGATGAAGGATAAGTTGGAACCTGTTCTTCAGATCGTCTTAGGGGCAATGAGGGACCCAGAGCAAATGGTTAGAGGGGCTGCCTCGTTCGCATTGGGCCAATTTGCAGAACATTTGCAGCCTGAAATTATATCTCATTATGCAAGTGTTCTTCCCTGCATTCTCAATGCTCTGGAGGATGTGTCTGATGAAGTGAAG GAAAAGTCATATTATGCTTTGGCAGCTTTTTGTGAAGATATGGGTGTGGAAATCCTACCTTTTCTTGACCCCTTAATGGGAAAGCTACTGGCTGCCCTCCAAAATAGTTCCCGTAATTTGCAAGAAACGTGCATG TCTGCAATTGGTTCTGTTGCAGCTGCTGCGGAGCAAGCTTTCTTCCCATATGCTGAAAGGGTTCTGGAGTTGATGAAAGTATTTATGGTGCTCACCAATGATGAGGATTTGCGTGCTCGGGCTAGAGCTACGGAGCTTGTTGGAATTGTTGCAATGTCTGTTGGAAGAACAAGGATAGATCCAATTTTACCTGCTTTCGTAGAAGCTGCAATTTCT GGTTTTGGATTAGAATTCAGTGAGCTTCGGGAGTACACTCATGGATTCTTCAGCAATGTTGCAGAAATTATGGATGACGGCTTTGTGAAG TATCTTCCTCATGTTGTACCCCTGGGATTTTCATCCTGCAACCTTGATGATGGGTCTGCGGTGGACATTGATGAGTCTGATGATGAGAATATTAATGGTTTTGGTGAAGTTTCATCGGATGATGAAGCTCATGATGAACCAAGAGTTAGAAATATCAGTATAAGAACAGGTGTATTGGACGAAAAGGCAGCTGCAACTCAAGCTCTTGGTTTATTTGCCCAGCATACTAAACATTCTTATGCTCC CTATTTGGAGGAATCACTGAAGATTTTGGTGAGACATTCAGGGTATTTCCATGAAGATGTTCGGCTTCAGGCAATCATTGCTTTGAAAC ATATTTTGACAGCGGCACATGCAATCTTTCAGTGTCAAAAT GATGGGTCAATGAAGGCAAAAGAAGTTCTTG ATACGGTGATGAATATCTATATCAAGACTATGACTGAAGATGATGACAAGGAAGTTGTTGCCCATGCTTGTATGAGCATAGCTGATATAATTAAGGATTATGGGTATATGGCTCTAGAGCCTT ATATGTCACAGCTTGTGGATGCAACATTGACATTGCTTCGAGAGGAATCAGCTTGTCAGCAATTGGAGAATGGGAgtgatattgatgatgatgatgatgctgAACATGATGAAATTCTTATGGATGCAGTTTCCGACCTTTTACCTGCATTTGCTAAGTCAATGGGTTCTCTCTTTGCTCCTATATTTGCAAAACTATTTGAACCTCTGATGAAATTTGCG AGAGCTTCATGCCCTCCACAAGATCGAACTATGGTGGTTGCTTGTCTTGCTGAAGTTGCGCAAGATATGGGTGCTCCAATTGCAAGCTATATTgat aGACTGATGCCCTTGGTGCTTAAAGAGCTAGCATCGTCATCAGCAACAAATAGAAGGAATGCTGCATTTTGTGCCGGAGAGCTGGCCAAAAATGGGGGAGAGTCAACTTTGAA ATATTACACTGATATACTGCGAGGGCTTTACCCATTATTTGGGGATTCTGAGCCAGATGATGCTGTCAGGGATAATGCAGCTGGTGCTGTTGCAAGGATGATAATGGTGCACCCACAATCCATCCCATTGAACCAG GTTCTTCCTGTCTTTTTGAGAGTTCTTCCACTAAAAGAAGATCATGAGGAGTCCATGGCTGTTTATAATTGTGTCTCTATGCTTGTTTTATCGTCCTATCCCCAG ATACTCTCTCTTGTCCCTGAGTTGGTAAATATTTTTGCTCAAGTTCTGGTGTCTCCAGAGGAAACTTCGGAAGTTAAAGCTCAAGTAGGAAGGGCTTTTTCTCACCTAATTTCACTTTATGGACAAGAGATGCAACCCTTACTGAGCAATCTTCCACCTGCACATGCTAATGCCCTTGCTGCATTTGTCCCGAGCAGCTGA